From Aspergillus chevalieri M1 DNA, chromosome 4, nearly complete sequence, a single genomic window includes:
- a CDS encoding uncharacterized protein (COG:S;~EggNog:ENOG410Q1H7) — protein MSGSDQVTRRLRLYNRILQFGSPVEPRCEFCFLRGHTCIMDSKYQKCAECTRRGRKCERQFHDEKEWNRLEKSRKELRDKIRKVRESIATSYATLNRLERQEEYLNERGSRMLVHDSNMLERLDEENPPSAEDLQELERSANEEAARIAAVSKDLSLSQVMDSPSFWENFDSAVAGGIPSPTGGNQSSSR, from the coding sequence ATGTCAGGCTCTGATCAGGTGACTCGCCGTCTTCGTTTGTATAACCGTATCCTTCAATTCGGTTCTCCAGTTGAGCCTCGTTGTGAATTCTGTTTCCTCCGTGGGCACACGTGTATCATGGATTCAAAATATCAAAAATGTGCTGAGTGCACTCGTCGTGGTCGCAAGTGTGAGCGTCAATTTCATGATGAAAAGGAGTGGAATCGTTTAGAGAAGTCCCGCAAGGAGTTGCGAGATAAAATCCGAAAGGTTCGTGAGTCGATTGCTACTTCATATGCCACCTTGAATCGTCTTGAACGTCAAGAAGAGTATTTGAATGAGCGTGGTAGTCGGATGCTGGTTCATGATTCGAATATGCTGGAAAGATTGGACGAAGAGAATCCTCCAAGCGCTGAGGATCTTCAAGAGCTTGAGCGTTCAGCCAATGAAGAGGCTGCTCGAATTGCGGCAGTGTCGAAGGATCTTAGTTTGTCTCAGGTAATggattctccttccttctgggagaatttcgactctgctgtcgctggtggtatt